A genomic window from Meleagris gallopavo isolate NT-WF06-2002-E0010 breed Aviagen turkey brand Nicholas breeding stock chromosome 30, Turkey_5.1, whole genome shotgun sequence includes:
- the NDUFA11 gene encoding NADH dehydrogenase [ubiquinone] 1 alpha subcomplex subunit 11, producing MLFVQPRGEATLGAVFGLTTCLSAQVREEHESPLDYFIGGCTTGAVLGARAHSYMTGTVACLGFGTTAALMKIGNKEGWRLTGPPKL from the exons ATGCTTTTTGTGCAGCCTAGAGGAGAAG CTACGCTGGGCGCCGTGTTCGGGCTGACCACCTGCCTCAGTGCCCAGGTGCGGGAGGAGCACGAGAGCCCCTTGGACTATTTCATTGGGGGCTGTACCACAGGAGCTGTCTTAGGAGCCAGAG ctcacAGTTACATGACCGGAACCGTCGCTTGTTTGGGCTTTGGAACTACTGCTGCATTAATGAAGATAGGAAATAAGGAAGGCTGGAGGCTAACGGGGCCTCCCAAGCTGTAA
- the LOC104914642 gene encoding platelet glycoprotein Ib alpha chain-like, which translates to MAMRFPALLLLILAALPPAAVPTAPPPPCPWEMNKVKDIVEVNCTGRDLGAVPAGLPEDTGILLLNANRLPSVSTAAFQPLPALQDLDLSDNGLRAVHAEAPLPSLKELLLSRNALEALPALQGLPALTRLALAHNQLRALAPAAFRAVPRLQDLDLRGNALRTLPEDAFAELRALRDLDLSDNALEELPAGLLRDLEKLETLWLSGNRLRALPSGFFPEGHLFAYVFLTNNSWHCDCSLVYLRSWILRNEGSVYEPERGLGKTKVELAPEKVLCHSPDEHQHKPIIRFKPDCGHVGDAEEDEYDYPDVEWTTKKPLVTSLP; encoded by the exons ATG GCCATGCGGTTCCccgctctgctgctgctgatcctcGCAGCCCTGCCGCCCGCAGCCGTCCCCACAGCCCCGCCGCCGCCCTGCCCGTGGGAGATGAACAAGGTGAAGGACATCGTGGAGGTGAACTGCACCGGGCGGGATCTCGGCGCGGTGCCCGCCGGCCTGCCCGAGGACACGGGCATCCTGCTGCTCAACGCCAACCGCCTGCCGTCCGTCTCCACCGCCGCCTTCCAGCCGCTGCCCGCCCTGCAGGACCTCGACCTGTCCGACAACGGCCTGCGGGCCGTGCACGCCGAGGCCCCGCTGCCCAGCctgaaggagctgctgctgtcccgCAACGCGCTGGAGGCTCTGCCCGCCCTGCAAGGCCTGCCCGCGCTCACCCGCCTGGCCCTGGCTCACAACCAGCTCCGCGCTCTGGCCCCCGCCGCCTTCCGCGCCGTGCCGCGGCTGCAGGACCTGGACCTGCGGGGCAACGCGCTGCGGACGCTCCCCGAGGACGCCTTTGCGGAGCTGCGGGCGCTGAGGGACTTGGATCTGTCGGACAACGCCTTGGAGGAGCTCCCCGCCGGGCTGCTGCGGGACCTGGAGAAGCTGGAGACGCTGTGGCTGTCGGGGAACCGGCTCCGCGCCCTGCCCTCCGGCTTCTTCCCCGAGGGGCACCTCTTCGCCTACGTCTTCCTCACCAACAACTCCTGGCACTGCGACTGCAGCCTGGTCTACCTGCGCTCGTGGATCCTGAGGAACGAGGGGAGCGTCTACGAGCCCGAGCGCGGCCTGGGGAAGACGAAGGTGGAGCTGGCCCCGGAGAaggtgctgtgccacagcccCGACGAGCACCAGCACAAGCCCATCATCCGCTTCAAGCCCGACTGCGGCCACGTGGGGGATGCAGAAGAGGATGAGTATGATTACCCCGATGTGGAATGGACCACCAAAAAGCCTCTCGTGACCTCTTTGCCCTAG
- the LOC100539172 gene encoding butyrophilin subfamily 1 member A1-like isoform X1 has product MGVLDVTSHSAVAFPAPALHPLLAEPGLHGWVGFMKTMFFGCCFHCPMLAAVLYSFVFHIHELQSAPFSVQGPPDPVAVAVGQDVVLQCRLFPEQSTQDMEVTWFRDQFTPFVHRYRDGQDQYGDQELRYQGRTEMRLANGSVSLRILRVQLSDKGCYTCFVRTDLGYDEAVVELKVTASGSAPLIALQRYQDGGIRVACRSAGWFPQPQLLWRDPHGQWLPSLSENVTQDGDGLYTAESVLVLASGVSQELACVVRAALHNQEKESAFSIADPFFQNARPWKIALSVVLVAVVALSIVAVYLLKMKGKYEKKIAAQAAELGDRDSTIEKQAGELVWRRYAVPIEDVKVVLDPDTAHCDLILADDGRSVKRTDRRQDVPSRPERFDPWRCVLGCKGFTERRHCWEVEVVLDGGGWTVGVSREDVRRKGEIEFSPEEGIWAVGQWAGQFQALTSPQRTLLPDVHTPTRVRVALDYELGRVAFFSVDEENPIFTFPPVSFHGIKVHPWLWLGPGTQLKMWP; this is encoded by the exons ATGGGCGTTCTGGATGTGACATCTCATTCAGCGGTTGCATTTCCTGCTCCTGCCCTCCACCCTTTGCTGGCAGAGCCAGGACTGCACGGTTG GGTGGGCTTCATGAAGACGATGTTTTTTGGCTGCTGCTTCCACTGCCCTATGCTGGCTGCTGTCCTTTACAGTTTCGTTTTCCACATTCACGAGCTGCAGTCAG ccccatTCAGCGTGCAGGGCCCCCCTGACCCTGTGGCCGTTGCTGTGGGGCAGGACGTGGTGCTGCAATGCCGTCTGTTCCCGGAGCAGAGCACACAGGACATGGAGGTGACGTGGTTTAGGGACCAATTCACACCCTTCGTGCATCGCTACAGGGATGGCCAGGACCAGTATGGGGACCAGGAGCTTCGATACCAAGGGCGCACGGAGATGCGCCTCGCCAATGGCAGCGTGAGCCTGAGAATTCTCCGTGTCCAGCTGTCTGACAAAGGGTGTTATACCTGCTTTGTTCGTACTGATCTGGGATACGATGAGGCTGTGGTGGAGCTGAAGGTGACAG CCAGTGGCTCAGCTCCGCTCATCGCACTGCAGCGCTACCAGGACGGCGGCATCCGCGTGGCGTGCCGCTCGGCAGGATGGTTCCCgcagccccagctgctgtgGCGGGACCCCCATGGGCAGTGGCTGCCCTCCCTCTCTGAAAATGTCACCCAGGACGGCGATGGCCTCTACACAGCAGAGAGTGTCCTCGTCCTCGCCAGTGGTGTGAGCCAGGAGCTGGCCTGCGTGGTGAGGGCTGCGCTGCACAACCAGGAGAAGGAGTCCGCGTTCTCCATCGCAG atccCTTTTTCCAAAACGCCAGACCATGGAAGATCGCCCTGAGCGTGGTATTGGTTGCAGTGGTTGCTCTCTCCATCGTTGCTGTTTAtctgctgaaaatgaaag GAaagtatgagaaaaaaatag CAGCacaagctgcagagctgg GGGACCGCGACTCCACAATTG AGAAACAAGCTGGGGAACTTG TGTGGAGAAGATACGCAGTGCCGATTGAAGACG tgAAGGTGGTTCTGGACCCGGACACGGCCCACTGCGACCTGATCCTGGCTGATGATGGCAGGAGTGTGAAGCGCACAGACCGACGCCAGGACGTCCCCAGCCGCCCCGAGCGCTTCGATCCCTGGCGCTGCGTGCTGGGCTGCAAGGGCTTCACGGAGAGGAGGCACTGCTGGGAGGTGGAGGTGGTGCTGGATGGAGGGGGCTGGACTGTGGGCGTCTCTCGAGAAGATGTGAGGAGGAAAGGGGAGATTGAGTTCAGCCCAGAGGAAGGCATCTGGGCTGTGGGGCAGTGGGCAGGGCAGTTCCAGGCGCTCACATCTCCGCAGCGCACGCTCCTTCCCGATGTTCACACTCCCACGCGGGTCCGGGTCGCTCTGGATTACGAATTGGGCCGGGTGGCGTTCTTCAGCGTGGATGAGGAGAACCCCATCTTCACATTTCCACCGGTGTCGTTCCATGGGATAAAAGTCCACCCCTGGCTCTGGCTGGGTCCTGGTACGCAGCTCAAAATGTGGCCCtga
- the LOC100539172 gene encoding butyrophilin subfamily 1 member A1-like isoform X2, producing the protein MKTMFFGCCFHCPMLAAVLYSFVFHIHELQSAPFSVQGPPDPVAVAVGQDVVLQCRLFPEQSTQDMEVTWFRDQFTPFVHRYRDGQDQYGDQELRYQGRTEMRLANGSVSLRILRVQLSDKGCYTCFVRTDLGYDEAVVELKVTASGSAPLIALQRYQDGGIRVACRSAGWFPQPQLLWRDPHGQWLPSLSENVTQDGDGLYTAESVLVLASGVSQELACVVRAALHNQEKESAFSIADPFFQNARPWKIALSVVLVAVVALSIVAVYLLKMKGKYEKKIAAQAAELGDRDSTIEKQAGELVWRRYAVPIEDVKVVLDPDTAHCDLILADDGRSVKRTDRRQDVPSRPERFDPWRCVLGCKGFTERRHCWEVEVVLDGGGWTVGVSREDVRRKGEIEFSPEEGIWAVGQWAGQFQALTSPQRTLLPDVHTPTRVRVALDYELGRVAFFSVDEENPIFTFPPVSFHGIKVHPWLWLGPGTQLKMWP; encoded by the exons ATGAAGACGATGTTTTTTGGCTGCTGCTTCCACTGCCCTATGCTGGCTGCTGTCCTTTACAGTTTCGTTTTCCACATTCACGAGCTGCAGTCAG ccccatTCAGCGTGCAGGGCCCCCCTGACCCTGTGGCCGTTGCTGTGGGGCAGGACGTGGTGCTGCAATGCCGTCTGTTCCCGGAGCAGAGCACACAGGACATGGAGGTGACGTGGTTTAGGGACCAATTCACACCCTTCGTGCATCGCTACAGGGATGGCCAGGACCAGTATGGGGACCAGGAGCTTCGATACCAAGGGCGCACGGAGATGCGCCTCGCCAATGGCAGCGTGAGCCTGAGAATTCTCCGTGTCCAGCTGTCTGACAAAGGGTGTTATACCTGCTTTGTTCGTACTGATCTGGGATACGATGAGGCTGTGGTGGAGCTGAAGGTGACAG CCAGTGGCTCAGCTCCGCTCATCGCACTGCAGCGCTACCAGGACGGCGGCATCCGCGTGGCGTGCCGCTCGGCAGGATGGTTCCCgcagccccagctgctgtgGCGGGACCCCCATGGGCAGTGGCTGCCCTCCCTCTCTGAAAATGTCACCCAGGACGGCGATGGCCTCTACACAGCAGAGAGTGTCCTCGTCCTCGCCAGTGGTGTGAGCCAGGAGCTGGCCTGCGTGGTGAGGGCTGCGCTGCACAACCAGGAGAAGGAGTCCGCGTTCTCCATCGCAG atccCTTTTTCCAAAACGCCAGACCATGGAAGATCGCCCTGAGCGTGGTATTGGTTGCAGTGGTTGCTCTCTCCATCGTTGCTGTTTAtctgctgaaaatgaaag GAaagtatgagaaaaaaatag CAGCacaagctgcagagctgg GGGACCGCGACTCCACAATTG AGAAACAAGCTGGGGAACTTG TGTGGAGAAGATACGCAGTGCCGATTGAAGACG tgAAGGTGGTTCTGGACCCGGACACGGCCCACTGCGACCTGATCCTGGCTGATGATGGCAGGAGTGTGAAGCGCACAGACCGACGCCAGGACGTCCCCAGCCGCCCCGAGCGCTTCGATCCCTGGCGCTGCGTGCTGGGCTGCAAGGGCTTCACGGAGAGGAGGCACTGCTGGGAGGTGGAGGTGGTGCTGGATGGAGGGGGCTGGACTGTGGGCGTCTCTCGAGAAGATGTGAGGAGGAAAGGGGAGATTGAGTTCAGCCCAGAGGAAGGCATCTGGGCTGTGGGGCAGTGGGCAGGGCAGTTCCAGGCGCTCACATCTCCGCAGCGCACGCTCCTTCCCGATGTTCACACTCCCACGCGGGTCCGGGTCGCTCTGGATTACGAATTGGGCCGGGTGGCGTTCTTCAGCGTGGATGAGGAGAACCCCATCTTCACATTTCCACCGGTGTCGTTCCATGGGATAAAAGTCCACCCCTGGCTCTGGCTGGGTCCTGGTACGCAGCTCAAAATGTGGCCCtga
- the LOC104914643 gene encoding thaicobrin-like: MLISKMEGEEMETLANEEERSERADFTLDPNTANPFLLLADDGRDVRRGDVWASLPDGPERFGTEPCVLGDRGFSSGQHCWEVEVADGGDWWAVGVAQHSVRRKGVLSFTPQEGIWAVGQWFGQYYAFTCPDWTALRLAQLPRAIRVSLDFGGGQVVFADAESKDRIFAFCLASRPEEMLYPWLWVGKDSWLKLCP; encoded by the exons ATGCTCATTTCCAAGATGGAGGGAGAAGAGATGGAGACCCTGGCCAATGAAGAGGAGAGGAGCGAAAGAG CTGATTTCACCTTGGACCCGAACACCGCCaaccccttcctcctcctggcTGACGATGGGCGAGATGTGAGACGTGGGGACGTGTGGGCATCACTGCCCGATGGCCCCGAGCGCTTTGGCACGGAGCCGTGCGTGCTGGGAGACCGCGGCTTCTCCTcggggcagcactgctgggaggtGGAGGTGGCTGATGGTGGTGATTGGTGGGCGGTGGGGGTGGCCCAGCACTCCGTCAGGAGGAAGGGGGTCCTCAGTTTTACCCCCCAGGAGGGGATCTGGGCTGTGGGGCAGTGGTTCGGGCAGTACTACGCTTTCACCTGCCCTGACTGGACAGCCCTGCGCCTCgcccagctgcccagggccatcCGGGTCTCCTTGGACTTTGGGGGCGGGCAGGTGGTATTTGCTGATGCTGAAAGCAAAGACCGGATCTTTGCCTTCTGCCTGGCTTCACGTCCCGAGGAGATGCTATACCCGTGGCTTTGGGTGGGAAAGGACTCGTGGCTGAAGCTGTGCCCCTGA